The Sulfurimonas sp. HSL-1716 sequence CGGTAGGCGAATCCAGCGATATCGTCGGCAAAGAGATGTACCAGTTCACGGACAAAGGAGACAACGACGTCTGTCTTCGTCCGGAAGGTACCGCAGGGGTCGTCCGCGCGTTCGTACAAAACAAGTTCGACAAAGCCGGCGGAACATACAAGTTTTTCTATCACGGTCCTATGTTTCGTTATGAACGTCCCCAAAAAGGACGTCTCAGGGAGTTTCACCAGTTTGGAGTGGAAAGTTTCGGCGAGGAGAGCGTCTACGAAGATGCTACGATGATCATGATGATCGCAGACATTCTAAATAAACTGGGCATCGGGTACAGACTCAAGCTGAACTCTCTTGGAGACAGCAGCTGCATGCCTGCATACCGCGACGGTCTGGTAGAGTTCCTAGAATCGCATCATGATGAGATCTGCGAAGACTGTCTCAGAAGAAAAGGTACGAATCCCATCCGCGTTTTGGACTGCAAAAACGAAAAATGCCAGGTTCTCTACATCAATGCACCAAAACTCATAAACAGCCTCTGTTCGGGCTGTAACGATGATTTTGAGAAGCTTAAGAGCATACTGATATCAAACAATATCGACTTTGAAGTGGATACGCATCTCGTGCGCGGTCTTGATTACTACTCAAAGACCGCATTTGAGTTCGTGAGCGATAACATAGGAGCGCAAAGTGCCATAGCAGGCGGCGGAAGATACGACAGGCTCGTAGAGTTTTTAGACGGAAAAGCGACTCCAGCCGTGGGTTTTGCCATAGGGATAGAACGTCTTTTAGAGCTTATTAAGATGCCTGAAGAGGAGCGTGAAGGGTATTATTTCGGTGCAATGGACGACGATGCCGTCGAATTGGTCATCTCGCTTGCACAGGCAAAAAGAAAGACGGATAAAGCCTCTGTTTTGTATAAAGCAAGAAATTTAAAAGCTCATCTGAAAAATGCGGATAAGGCAAATGCAAGATTTTGTGCGATTATTGGTGAAAATGAACTAAAAGAGAGTAAAATCTGGATAAAAGATTTGCAGGAAAAAACTGAACGGATCATACCGATCTCGGAGATATGACTTAGATGTTTTTTGAGGGAGAAAACGTGAGAAACTACGGCATCGATATTTGGGGAAATGACAATTTTATAGTCAAAAACGGCGAAGTCTGCATAAATCACGGCTGTAAACCGTCGATTATCGACATTACGCAAAAAGTAAGAGCATCGGGACTCAGAGGACCTTTGATACTGCGTTTTGAACATCTTATCAAAAAACAGATAGATACCCTTTTCAACTCCTTTTCAAATGCGATCGGAGAAAATAACTACAACGGAAAATTCAATGCCGTTTTTCCGTTGAAAGTAAATCAGTTTCCAAATGTCGTAGAAGCCATAACTCAAAGCGGAAAAGACAGAGGATACGGACTGGAAGCGGGTTCTAAAGCCGAACTCTTTTTGGCTATGAGTTATACGCCGCTTGGATACCCTATCACCGTAAACGGCTTCAAAGACACCGAGCTTATCGAACTGGGTTTCATCGCTGCTCACAGCGGACACAACATCACCATAACCATAGAGGGGCTGGGAGAACTTGAAACCATCCTTGACGTTGCGGCCTCATGCAACCTTACGATGCCAAACATAGGCATCCGTCTTCGTCTGCACTCTTCGGGAAGCGGAACATGGGCAAAAAGCGGCGGAATGGATGCAAAATTCGGTCTGACATCTACGGAGATACTTGAAGCGATGCAGCTTCTGCGCGATTTTGACAAGATGGCACATTTTAAGATGCTGCATTTTCATATCGGTTCGCAGATGTCTGATATCTCTCCTTTAAAAAGAGCGCTCAGAGAAGCCGGAAACATCTACGCCGAACTTAAAAAAATGGGAGCGGATGAGCTTGACAGCATCAATATCGGGGGAGGTCTTGCCGTAGAGTATTCTCAGCACAAGAGTGAATCTGCAAAAAACTACTCGATCGAAGAGTTTGCAAACGACGTTGTGTTCCTGCTTCGCGAAGTAAGCAACTCCAAATCCGTCGAACATCCCAATATATACACAGAATCGGGCCGTTTCATAGTAGCTTCTCATGCCGTGCTGGTCACTCCAGTCCTTGAACTTTTTACACAAGACTACCAGATGAAACATGTCAAGATTAAAGAGAAAAATCCTCCGCTGATCGAAGAACTGAGAGAACTGTACGATCTTTTAAATCCGAAAAATGCTATGGAATATATCCATGATGCGCTTGATCATATCGAATCTCTTTTGACTCTTTTTGATCTCGGATATATAGACCTGCAAGACAGGTCCAATGCAGAGATATTGGCACACAATATCATCAAAAAAGCGCTTTATATCTCTCAAGAAAGCCCTAATCAAGAGATAAAAAGATTGCAAGAAAGACTGCAGGAGAGATATCTTATCAACAGTTCGATATTTCAAAGTCTTCCCGACTATTGGGGACTGGGACAGAGCTTTCCCGTGATGCCGCTGGACAGACTCGATCAAAAAGCGATACGTCCGGCCTCGCTTTGGGATATCACCTGCGACAGCGACGGAGAGATAGGTTTCGATCCGAAAAAGCCGCTTTATCTGCATGATGTGGATCTTGACACCGAAGAATACTTTTTGGGATTCTTCAATGTCGGGGCTTATCAGGAAACACTCGGTATGAACCACAATCTTTTTTCTCATCCCAGCGAATGCAGCGTACAGATAAACGAGGAGGGCTTTACGCTCAATAATATCGAAGATTCGATCAGCGTTATGGATATATTAGACGATATGGGATACAATGCCCGTGAATTATTAATAAAACTTAAAACCAATCTGTTACAAAGTAACTTTATTACAGAAGAAGAAAAAAATGATACACTTCAAAAATTAGAGATATATATGTATCAAAACGGTTATCTAAGAACAACAAAGTAGAGGTATTTGCTTGGGACTATTTAGTGAAATAAGAGAAGATTTTGTAAATGCTTATAAGAACGATCCTGCACTGACGTCATATGTGAATTTTTTATTTAGTTATCCCGGAGTTTGGGCGATTGCCTGGTATCGGCTGGCGAACAGACTTCATAAAAAAGGATTTAAGAAAATAGCCCGTATGCTGATGGGTATCAACCAGATCCTCACCAATATAGACATCCATCCTGCCGCAACCATCGGAAAACATGTCTTTATAGATCATGGATTCGGTGTCGTCATCGGCGAAACGACGATCATCGAAGACAACGTACTCATCTATCAGGGCGTCACGCTAGGCGGAGTCAGCCTGGAACCCGGCAAGCGCCACCCTACGATAAAAAACAATGTCGTTATTGGTGCAGGGGCAAAAGTACTGGGAAACATCACCGTAGGCGAGCATTCAAAGATAGGAGCAAACTCCGTTGTGGTACGAAACGTGCCTGCCTGCTCTACTGCCATAGGTATTCCTGCCCACACCATAGAAAAGGGACGCTGTAAAGATCCTTTTATGCACAATATGCTCCCCGATATCAACAAAGAGATGTTTGAGTATCTGCTTAAACGTGTTGCAATACTCGAGCATATCATTATGGAAGACGACAAAAACCTTCTGGAAAAAGATATAGAACTGGAAAAGATATACGAAGCATTTATCAAGTCTATGAAAAATTGATATTTTACAACTGTAAGGCAGATAAAATCCTTTTCTTTTCTTTTCACGATTATATTAAAGTTCCTCTCAACAGACTAAATATTTTTGGTATAATTTCACAATTTATTTCACCTAAGGTATAACCATGCTTACTAAACGTATAAATGCCCTATCTGAGTCTATCACTATCGCCGTATCCAACCTTGCACAGGAGCTAAAAGCGCAGGGAAAAGATATTTTGAGTTTTTCTGCCGGCGAACCGGACTTCGATACTCCGCAGGTCATAAAAAACACAGCTATAAAAGCTATAAACGACGGTTTTACCAAATATACCGCAGTCGACGGTATACCTGCCCTCAAACAAGCGATCATAGACAAGCTTCAAAGAGAAAATTCTCTGACATACAAACCCTCTCAAGTGATTGTAAACAACGGTGCAAAACACTCTCTTTTTAACCTTTTCTCCGCAATCGTAGAAGAGGGAGACGAAGTGATCATTCCTGCTCCGTACTGGGTTACGTATCCCGAACTTGTAAAGTACTGCGGGGGAACTCCTATCGAGATCATGACAGACGATACTTCGGGCTTTAAGATGACTCCCCAGCAGCTTAAAGATGCTATCACGCCAAAAACAAAAATGATCGTCATTACCTCTCCTTCAAACCCGACAGGTTCGGTTTACACAAGAGAGGAACTAAGTGCTCTTGGCAAAATATTAGAAGGAACCGATATCATCGTAGCAAGTGACGAGATGTATGAAAAACTGATCTACGACGGAGAGTTCACTTCATCTGCGGCGGTAAGTGAAGATATGTTCAAACGTACGATAACGATCAACGGTCTGAGTAAATCCGTTGCAATGACGGGATGGCGTTTTGGTTATATGGCCGCATATCGTGAAGATATCGTAAAAGCGACTAAAACACTTCAAAGCCAAAGTACGTCAAATATCAACTCAATCACTCAAAAAGCCGCCATCACCGGTCTTGACGGAAGTGCGGACAAAGATATAGAGATGATGAGAATCGAGTTCAAAAAACGCCGTGACGAAGCAGTAAAACTGTTTAATGCAATCGAGGGACTTTCGGTATTATCACCCGCAGGTGCCTTTTACCTTTTCGTAAATATCAAAGAGGTAAGCAATAATTCCCTGCAGTTTTCAAAAGATCTTTTGGAAAAAACAGGTGTTGCAGTCGTTCCGGGCGTCGGCTTTGGCAGCGAGGGGTATTTCAGATTTAGTTTTGCCACGGATATCGAGAGTATAAGAGAGGGTATCAAACGCATCGAAGAGTTCGTAAAGACTCTCCGATAATCTTTTTTTTCTTACATGCAAAGATGTGCGTGTAAGAAGTTTCGCATCTACTTTAACTTCGTAAGTGCTTCTATAACTTCATTTAAATTTTCTAAAGGGATATGAACCTTCCAATCCGGTTCGCTCGCTATGCCTGCCAAGGATATTCCTATGCTTGCAACAGTACCGCTGCCTGCACCGTAAGGTTCCTCTATCTTGGATACGGATATTACGCCTTTGTTCGTACCGTGTAAGTGTATCGTCGTTTCTATCGTGTTTTGAGACATATTAGCACCTTTTTATAGTTTTATTTTATAAGTCTAGCCAATTTTCCTTGAAGTTTCAACCACATTTTATGATCCATCAAAGGAAAGCCTGCAAACGTCTTTCCGCTCTCTTTTATGGATTTGCTCACTCCGCTTCTTGCTGCAAGGGTAGTAAAAGGCGCTATCTCCAAATGCCCCGAAGTTGCACTCTGACCGCCCATGACCACATTTCGTCCGAGTTTTGAAGATCCGGCTATTCCCGTTTGCGAGACAAGGACGCTGTACTCGCCTATCTCACTGTTATGTCCGATCTGGACAAGATTGTCTATACGAACCCCTTTTTTGATAAGCGTCGTAGTAAAAGCCGCTCTGTCTATGGTAGTAGAACTACCTATCTCCACATCGTTTTCTATCACGACATTACCGTTTTGGTATATCTTTGTGTGCTCGCCTCTTTTGTTCGTCGCAAAACCGAATCCGTCGCTTCCGATAGTCGTATTGGCATGGATGATGCAGTCGCTGCCTATTTTACAATCGCGGTACACGACGACACCAGGGTACAAGATGGTGTTATCACCGACGATACAGCCGCTTCCGATATAGACGTTTGCCATTATAGTACAGTTTTTACCCACAACGGCACCGTTTGCTATCTC is a genomic window containing:
- the hisS gene encoding histidine--tRNA ligase produces the protein MIQSLRGMNDIIDSARFEYFLKVATKIAKNYGFSYMETPLLEETALFKRSVGESSDIVGKEMYQFTDKGDNDVCLRPEGTAGVVRAFVQNKFDKAGGTYKFFYHGPMFRYERPQKGRLREFHQFGVESFGEESVYEDATMIMMIADILNKLGIGYRLKLNSLGDSSCMPAYRDGLVEFLESHHDEICEDCLRRKGTNPIRVLDCKNEKCQVLYINAPKLINSLCSGCNDDFEKLKSILISNNIDFEVDTHLVRGLDYYSKTAFEFVSDNIGAQSAIAGGGRYDRLVEFLDGKATPAVGFAIGIERLLELIKMPEEEREGYYFGAMDDDAVELVISLAQAKRKTDKASVLYKARNLKAHLKNADKANARFCAIIGENELKESKIWIKDLQEKTERIIPISEI
- the speA gene encoding biosynthetic arginine decarboxylase codes for the protein MFFEGENVRNYGIDIWGNDNFIVKNGEVCINHGCKPSIIDITQKVRASGLRGPLILRFEHLIKKQIDTLFNSFSNAIGENNYNGKFNAVFPLKVNQFPNVVEAITQSGKDRGYGLEAGSKAELFLAMSYTPLGYPITVNGFKDTELIELGFIAAHSGHNITITIEGLGELETILDVAASCNLTMPNIGIRLRLHSSGSGTWAKSGGMDAKFGLTSTEILEAMQLLRDFDKMAHFKMLHFHIGSQMSDISPLKRALREAGNIYAELKKMGADELDSINIGGGLAVEYSQHKSESAKNYSIEEFANDVVFLLREVSNSKSVEHPNIYTESGRFIVASHAVLVTPVLELFTQDYQMKHVKIKEKNPPLIEELRELYDLLNPKNAMEYIHDALDHIESLLTLFDLGYIDLQDRSNAEILAHNIIKKALYISQESPNQEIKRLQERLQERYLINSSIFQSLPDYWGLGQSFPVMPLDRLDQKAIRPASLWDITCDSDGEIGFDPKKPLYLHDVDLDTEEYFLGFFNVGAYQETLGMNHNLFSHPSECSVQINEEGFTLNNIEDSISVMDILDDMGYNARELLIKLKTNLLQSNFITEEEKNDTLQKLEIYMYQNGYLRTTK
- the cysE gene encoding serine O-acetyltransferase, with product MGLFSEIREDFVNAYKNDPALTSYVNFLFSYPGVWAIAWYRLANRLHKKGFKKIARMLMGINQILTNIDIHPAATIGKHVFIDHGFGVVIGETTIIEDNVLIYQGVTLGGVSLEPGKRHPTIKNNVVIGAGAKVLGNITVGEHSKIGANSVVVRNVPACSTAIGIPAHTIEKGRCKDPFMHNMLPDINKEMFEYLLKRVAILEHIIMEDDKNLLEKDIELEKIYEAFIKSMKN
- a CDS encoding pyridoxal phosphate-dependent aminotransferase yields the protein MLTKRINALSESITIAVSNLAQELKAQGKDILSFSAGEPDFDTPQVIKNTAIKAINDGFTKYTAVDGIPALKQAIIDKLQRENSLTYKPSQVIVNNGAKHSLFNLFSAIVEEGDEVIIPAPYWVTYPELVKYCGGTPIEIMTDDTSGFKMTPQQLKDAITPKTKMIVITSPSNPTGSVYTREELSALGKILEGTDIIVASDEMYEKLIYDGEFTSSAAVSEDMFKRTITINGLSKSVAMTGWRFGYMAAYREDIVKATKTLQSQSTSNINSITQKAAITGLDGSADKDIEMMRIEFKKRRDEAVKLFNAIEGLSVLSPAGAFYLFVNIKEVSNNSLQFSKDLLEKTGVAVVPGVGFGSEGYFRFSFATDIESIREGIKRIEEFVKTLR
- the lpxD gene encoding UDP-3-O-(3-hydroxymyristoyl)glucosamine N-acyltransferase, with translation MDIKEIAKLIGIDYNGASFEVTGINTLKDATSSQISFVTNSKYFKDVENSQAGAIIVDKATVDSVPRHAIALIVDEPYLMMAKITKYFAPDIEDEDAPKAVIGEGTKVSPKAEIANGAVVGKNCTIMANVYIGSGCIVGDNTILYPGVVVYRDCKIGSDCIIHANTTIGSDGFGFATNKRGEHTKIYQNGNVVIENDVEIGSSTTIDRAAFTTTLIKKGVRIDNLVQIGHNSEIGEYSVLVSQTGIAGSSKLGRNVVMGGQSATSGHLEIAPFTTLAARSGVSKSIKESGKTFAGFPLMDHKMWLKLQGKLARLIK